One Nicotiana sylvestris chromosome 12, ASM39365v2, whole genome shotgun sequence genomic window carries:
- the LOC104210007 gene encoding gallate 1-beta-glucosyltransferase 84A24-like has product MGSTVSEGALVHVFLVSFPGQGHVNPLLRLGKRLAAKGLFVTFSAPESCGSEMKKSNPKITTSEPIPYGNGMMRFEFFDDDWDHSKSNGNGLDSYLQHLELTGKKILPKMIKKYEEQGCPISCLINNPFIPWVSDVAESLGIPSAMLWIQSAASFSAYYHYYNNLVPFPSKSQPEIDVQLPYMPLLKYDEIPSFLHPSTPYGFLRRAILGQYKNLSKLSFLLMETFQELELDVVNYLISKNIPIKTVGPLFKYPKLVTSTSDDVQGDFMKVDENCINWLDTKSPSSVVYISFGSIVILKREQGEEIAYGLLNSGVNFLWVIKPPTKVQNFEPFVLPNGFLEKVGDKGKIVQWCPQEQVLVHPSVACFVTHCGWNSTMEALSSGMPILAFPQWGDQVTDAKYLVDVFKVGLRLCRGEAENRIIPREEVEKCVREVISGPKAAEMKENALKWKKAAEEAVADGGSSERNLQAFVDYVRSEHEQHKGNVSQSINEV; this is encoded by the coding sequence ATGGGATCTACAGTCAGTGAAGGTGCACTAGTTCATGTATTTCTGGTCTCATTTCCAGGTCAAGGACATGTTAATCCTCTTCTTAGACTAGGCAAACGCCTAGCAGCCAAGGGCCTTTTTGTCACTTTCTCAGCACCTGAAAGTTGTGgttcagaaatgaaaaaatccAACCCTAAAATCACAACTAGTGAACCAATTCCTTATGGTAATGGTATGATGAGATTCGAATTTTTCGACGATGATTGGGATCATTCTAAGTCGAATGGAAACGGCTTAGATTCCTACTTACAACATCTTGAGTTAACTGGCAAGAAAATTCTCCCAAAAATGATCAAAAAATACGAAGAACAAGGTTGCCCTATTTCTTGTTTGATTAATAATCCTTTTATTCCTTGGGTTTCTGATGTTGCTGAAAGTCTTGGAATTCCTAGTGCTATGCTTTGGATACAATCTGCTGCTAGTTTTTCAGCTTATTACCATTATTACAATAATTTAGTTCCATTTCCTAGTAAATCACAACCTGAAATTGATGTTCAATTACCTTATATGCCTTTATTAAAGTACGATGAAATTCCTAGCTTCTTGCATCCTAGTACACCATATGGCTTTTTAAGAAGAGCCATTTTAGGTCAATACAAGAATTTATCCAAATTGTCCTTTCTACTTATGGAAACTTTCCAAGAACTTGAACTTGACGTTGTCAATTacctgatttccaaaaatatTCCTATCAAAACTGTGGGCCCACTATTCAAATACCCTAAATTGGTAACTTCTACAAGTGATGATGTCCAAGGTGATTTTATGAAGGTTGACGAAAATTGTATAAATTGGTTAGATACAAAATCGCCATCGTCTGTGGTTTACATTTCGTTTGGTAGTATTGTTATTCTAAAAAGGGAACAAGGGGAGGAAATAGCTTATGGATTGTTAAATTCAGGGGTTAATTTTTTGTGGGTAATTAAGCCACCTACTAAAGTCCAAAATTTTGAGCCATTTGTGTTACCTAATGGATTTCTAGAGAAAGTTGGAGATAAGGGGAAAATAGTGCAATGGTGTCCACAAGAACAAGTGTTAGTGCACCCGTCAGTAGCCTGTTTCGTGACACATTGTGGATGGAATTCGACGATGGAAGCGCTTTCTAGTGGTATGCCGATTTTGGCTTTTCCTCAATGGGGTGATCAAGTCACGGATGCTAAGTATTTAGTCGATGTTTTTAAAGTTGGACTTCGACTATGTAGAGGCGAGGCTGAAAATAGGATTATTCCGAGGGAAGAAGTGGAGAAGTGCGTGAGGGAGGTTATTAGTGGACCAAAGGCGGCGGAGATGAAAGAGAATGCGTTGAAATGGAAGAAGGCGGCGGAGGAAGCGGTGGCAGACGGTGGCTCCTCGGAGAGGAACTTGCAAGCTTTTGTTGACTATGTTAGAAGTGAGCATGAGCAACATAAAGGTAACGTTAGTCAATCCATAAACGAGGTGTaa